One window from the genome of Nicotiana sylvestris chromosome 9, ASM39365v2, whole genome shotgun sequence encodes:
- the LOC104220256 gene encoding transcription initiation factor TFIID subunit 8-like, which yields MNDGGGENVEDSGKKNNSGVNAFSQAIARIAIAQICESVGFQGFQHSALDALSDVAVRYVREVGKTADLYANLAGRSQGNVFDVIQGLEDLGSVQGFSGASDVNRCLFSSGTIRELIRHVNEAEENPFAYSIPGFPVVKDVKRNPSFVQAGESPPEHVPSWLPVFPDSESYSNLNSAEKKDSDCRNSKVEIVEELRNADKPLVPRSGLGDSVAISQENPSKAKRVIQCNPFLAPPLHFGEKEVSQVSVPVRLSDEASVQPQNHAAMENQACMLETFAPANEAVKTAPVDLEDGGNKILLNTKSPVQFRLRRSGKPLGKAVGLLDKDHEDFASPLCAENGKDDKKRRAEQILKESESDMQDLPHL from the coding sequence ATGAACGATGGAGGCGGGGAGAATGTGGAAGACAGTGGCAAAAAGAATAATTCAGGGGTCAATGCATTTTCCCAGGCTATTGCTAGAATTGCCATTGCACAGATATGTGAGAGTGTAGGGTTTCAGGGTTTTCAGCATTCTGCATTGGATGCGCTCTCAGATGTGGCGGTCCGGTACGTTCGAGAAGTAGGGAAAACAGCTGATTTGTATGCGAATTTAGCTGGCAGGAGTCAGGGAAATGTGTTTGATGTGATTCAAGGGTTGGAAGATTTGGGTTCCGTCCAGGGTTTTTCTGGTGCTTCAGATGTCAATCGCTGCCTTTTTAGTTCCGGGACAATCAGAGAACTAATTAGACATGTTAATGAGGCTGAGGAGAACCCCTTTGCTTATTCTATTCCCGGTTTTCCAGTTGTCAAGGATGTGAAACGAAACCCTAGCTTTGTACAAGCTGGAGAAAGCCCCCCAGAGCACGTGCCTTCTTGGTTACCAGTGTTCCCAGACTCAGAAAGCTACTCAAATTTGAATTCAGCAGAGAAGAAAGACAGTGATTGTAGAAACAGTAAGGTTGAGATAGTTGAAGAGCTGAGAAATGCGGACAAGCCTTTGGTGCCAAGGAGTGGCTTAGGAGATTCTGTAGCTATTAGTCAGGAAAATCCTTCCAAGGCTAAAAGAGTAATCCAATGTAATCCGTTTCTTGCCCCACCTCTGCACTTCGGGGAGAAGGAAGTGTCTCAAGTTTCTGTTCCTGTTAGACTTTCCGATGAGGCCTCAGTTCAGCCTCAAAATCATGCAGCAATGGAGAACCAAGCTTGTATGTTAGAGACATTTGCACCAGCCAATGAAGCAGTCAAGACTGCACCAGTGGACCTTGAAGATGGCGGGAATAAGATTCTATTAAACACCAAATCCCCTGTACAATTTAGATTGAGAAGGAGCGGAAAACCATTAGGTAAGGCAGTTGGTCTTCTGGATAAGGACCATGAGGACTTTGCATCTCCTCTTTGTGCTGAAAATGGAAAAGATGATAAGAAGAGGAGGGCGGAGCAGATTCTTAAAGAATCTGAATCCGATATGCAGGATTTGCCTCACTTGTAA